A section of the Rhizobium sp. ACO-34A genome encodes:
- a CDS encoding spermidine/putrescine ABC transporter permease, whose protein sequence is MNATFSGKLPGRIVLLLVFGFLYLPIAVLVLLSFNDSGLPTSWSGFSTRWYGALLSNTDILRAAWNTLVVAVFATVVSTVLGTLLALGMETRRRKSSGLEALAFAPMVIPDIVLAVALLTFFSRLGLTMGLHTIVISHVIFDLAFVCSVVRARLKHFDFSIVEASRDLGASGWTTFWRVTFPVLLPSIVAGALLAFTLSVDEFIIAFFTAGAGRSSITLPMQIYSMIRFGITPEVNALATIVMAVSATVLLISQWLNREQQVP, encoded by the coding sequence ATGAACGCCACGTTTTCCGGCAAGCTGCCGGGCCGCATCGTCCTGTTGCTGGTGTTCGGCTTCCTCTATCTGCCGATTGCCGTTCTGGTGCTGCTCTCCTTCAATGACAGCGGCCTGCCGACATCCTGGTCGGGTTTTTCGACCCGCTGGTACGGAGCGCTTCTTTCCAATACCGATATTCTGCGCGCCGCCTGGAACACGCTTGTCGTCGCCGTCTTTGCTACTGTCGTCTCGACGGTGCTCGGCACTCTGCTGGCATTGGGCATGGAAACGCGGCGGCGCAAGAGCAGCGGGCTGGAAGCGCTCGCCTTCGCGCCGATGGTCATCCCCGACATCGTGCTTGCCGTGGCCCTTCTGACGTTCTTCTCCCGGCTTGGCCTGACGATGGGCCTGCACACCATCGTCATCAGCCATGTGATCTTCGACCTCGCCTTCGTCTGCTCGGTCGTGCGCGCACGGCTCAAGCATTTCGATTTTTCCATCGTCGAGGCTTCGCGCGATCTCGGCGCTTCCGGCTGGACGACCTTCTGGCGGGTAACCTTCCCGGTCCTCCTGCCTTCGATCGTCGCCGGTGCGCTGCTTGCCTTCACGCTTTCGGTCGACGAGTTCATCATCGCCTTCTTCACGGCGGGCGCCGGCCGCTCGTCCATCACCCTCCCCATGCAGATCTATTCGATGATCCGTTTCGGCATCACGCCGGAGGTCAACGCGCTCGCCACCATCGTCATGGCGGTGAGCGCGACGGTGCTCCTGATCTCGCAATGGCTGAACAGAGAACAGCAGGTCCCATGA
- a CDS encoding spermidine/putrescine ABC transporter ATP-binding protein has protein sequence MAEQRTAGPMSSSPILRIESVAKTFGPITAVDSISLDIRENEFFALLGPSGCGKTTLLRMLAGFETPNAGRILLDGNDISPLPPEKRPLNLMFQSYALFPHMTVRQNLSYGLEMERLDKAEIRRRVDETLAMTDLTQFSERKPEQLSGGQKQRVALARALVKRPKVLLLDEPLGALDKKLREKMQLELKRMQHEAGITFIIVTHDQEEALVMADRMAILKDGRLLQVGAPEDVYERPADRFVANFIGVMNFIEGRVGSDSVFEADGLRLAIPDARPGVATLAVRPENMAVEASGNLPVAGVIADVAYHGLDRVLHVKTAAAETPLQVRVPASGAGSWQIGATLSLGIDPAKCRLFQ, from the coding sequence ATGGCTGAACAGAGAACAGCAGGTCCCATGAGCAGTTCACCGATCCTGCGCATCGAGAGTGTCGCCAAGACCTTCGGGCCGATCACCGCCGTCGACAGCATTTCGCTCGATATCCGCGAGAACGAATTCTTCGCGCTTCTCGGACCGTCGGGCTGCGGCAAGACCACGTTGCTGCGCATGCTCGCCGGTTTCGAGACGCCGAACGCCGGCCGCATCCTGCTCGACGGCAATGACATCTCGCCGCTGCCGCCCGAAAAGCGGCCGCTTAACCTGATGTTCCAGTCCTATGCGCTTTTCCCCCACATGACCGTGCGGCAGAACCTTTCCTACGGGCTCGAGATGGAGCGTCTGGACAAGGCCGAGATCCGCCGGCGCGTCGACGAGACGCTGGCGATGACGGACCTGACGCAGTTTTCCGAGCGCAAGCCCGAACAGCTTTCCGGCGGCCAGAAGCAGCGCGTGGCGCTGGCCCGCGCATTGGTGAAGCGTCCCAAGGTGCTGCTTCTCGATGAGCCGCTCGGCGCGCTCGACAAGAAGCTGCGGGAAAAGATGCAGCTCGAATTGAAGCGCATGCAGCATGAGGCCGGCATCACCTTCATCATCGTGACCCACGATCAGGAAGAGGCGTTGGTCATGGCCGACCGCATGGCGATCCTGAAGGACGGTCGCCTTCTGCAGGTCGGGGCACCGGAAGACGTCTACGAGCGGCCGGCCGACCGCTTCGTTGCAAACTTCATCGGCGTGATGAATTTCATCGAGGGCCGGGTCGGCTCGGATAGCGTCTTCGAGGCGGATGGGCTGCGGCTTGCGATACCTGACGCCAGGCCCGGCGTAGCGACGCTTGCGGTACGGCCGGAAAACATGGCCGTCGAGGCCTCCGGCAACCTGCCGGTCGCCGGTGTGATCGCGGATGTCGCCTATCACGGCCTCGACCGTGTGCTGCATGTGAAGACCGCTGCGGCGGAAACACCGCTTCAGGTTCGCGTGCCCGCGAGCGGTGCCGGGTCCTGGCAGATCGGCGCAACACTCAGCCTCGGCATCGACCCGGCGAAATGCCGGCTCTTCCAATAA
- a CDS encoding glycosyl transferase family 1: MSKTIAFFPEAAFGPALNSVGIAQAVEALGHKAVFLSDPGFVSVYEGYGFEAHPVNLSEPMPPEQMAKFWEDFINGHIPNFRKSPYDQVDNYVKDCWTAIVDSAKWAQKDLPGVLAKIKPDLICVDNVILFPAIKQFGTPWVRIISCSENEIEDPKIPPHLSGCGEKDFEGHAAYRDHFNDVIKPIHDDFNGFLAESGEEAYPIGQFFEASPFMNLLLYPEPAKFEREHPLDPKQFQYLEGCVRKEKSYEVPAFAENNDKPLLYISFGSLGAGDTDLLKRLIETIGKLPYRALVNVGDYKDQYENLPGNVIVDSWFPQPSVIPQVDAVIHHGGNNSFTECLYFGKPAIIMPYVWDGHDNAMRVDETGHGFKMPRYDWTDADLAEKLEACINSPAMKAKLAATSAHMQARNGPQKAAGILDELVKTGAYNG, from the coding sequence ATGTCCAAGACAATTGCATTCTTTCCGGAGGCGGCTTTCGGCCCGGCGCTGAATTCGGTCGGCATTGCCCAGGCCGTCGAGGCGCTCGGCCACAAGGCCGTCTTCCTTTCCGATCCCGGTTTCGTTTCGGTCTATGAGGGATATGGTTTCGAGGCTCATCCGGTGAACCTCTCCGAGCCGATGCCGCCGGAGCAGATGGCAAAGTTCTGGGAAGACTTCATCAACGGCCACATCCCGAATTTCCGCAAATCGCCCTACGATCAGGTCGATAACTACGTGAAGGATTGCTGGACAGCGATCGTCGACAGCGCCAAGTGGGCGCAGAAGGACCTGCCGGGTGTGCTGGCGAAGATCAAGCCGGATCTCATCTGCGTCGACAATGTCATCCTCTTCCCGGCGATCAAGCAGTTCGGCACGCCGTGGGTGCGCATCATCTCCTGCTCGGAAAACGAGATCGAGGATCCCAAGATCCCGCCCCATCTTTCCGGCTGCGGCGAGAAGGATTTCGAAGGCCATGCGGCCTATCGCGATCACTTCAACGATGTCATCAAACCGATCCACGACGACTTCAACGGCTTTCTTGCCGAGAGCGGAGAGGAGGCCTATCCGATAGGCCAGTTCTTCGAGGCGTCGCCCTTCATGAACCTTCTGCTCTATCCCGAGCCGGCAAAATTCGAGCGTGAGCATCCGCTCGATCCGAAGCAGTTCCAGTATCTCGAGGGCTGTGTCCGCAAGGAGAAATCCTATGAGGTGCCGGCATTCGCTGAAAACAACGACAAGCCGCTCCTCTACATTTCCTTCGGCTCACTCGGTGCCGGCGATACGGACCTATTGAAGCGCCTGATCGAAACGATCGGCAAGCTGCCCTACCGGGCGCTCGTCAATGTTGGCGACTACAAGGACCAGTATGAGAACCTGCCGGGCAATGTCATCGTCGACAGCTGGTTCCCGCAACCTTCGGTTATTCCTCAGGTCGATGCCGTGATCCATCACGGCGGCAACAACTCGTTCACCGAGTGCCTCTATTTCGGCAAGCCGGCGATCATCATGCCGTATGTCTGGGATGGTCATGACAATGCGATGCGCGTCGACGAGACCGGCCACGGCTTCAAGATGCCGCGTTACGACTGGACGGATGCGGACCTCGCGGAAAAGCTCGAGGCCTGCATCAACAGCCCTGCCATGAAGGCGAAGCTTGCGGCGACCAGCGCTCACATGCAGGCAAGGAACGGCCCGCAAAAGGCAGCCGGCATCCTCGACGAACTCGTAAAGACCGGTGCCTATAATGGTTGA
- a CDS encoding cupin: MVETTQSSAPHIYDATTFSDLVDWGDQPDSLEGQSHSSGRLVFKGPNNQPESGIWVCTPGRWRLSIPRDEFCHFVAGRAVYRSDAGEVIKVEPGTVVMFPGGWTGECTVIETMRNIYMLV; encoded by the coding sequence ATGGTTGAGACCACGCAATCCTCGGCGCCGCATATCTATGACGCGACGACCTTCTCCGATCTCGTGGACTGGGGTGACCAGCCGGACAGTCTGGAGGGCCAGTCCCATTCTTCCGGCCGGCTCGTTTTCAAGGGGCCGAACAACCAGCCGGAATCCGGCATCTGGGTCTGCACGCCCGGCCGCTGGCGGCTTTCCATTCCGCGTGACGAATTCTGCCATTTCGTTGCCGGCCGTGCGGTTTACCGCTCGGATGCCGGTGAGGTGATCAAGGTGGAGCCGGGCACCGTCGTCATGTTCCCCGGCGGCTGGACCGGCGAATGCACTGTGATCGAGACCATGCGCAACATCTACATGCTGGTCTGA
- a CDS encoding cupin, with amino-acid sequence MTATPLMRKPLEETDLKDWGVIPTMIEGESHTSGKVIYKGPNGESESGLWICTPGKWFCHVTSDEFCHFLEGRCTYVHESGEVIDITPDTAAFFPKDWKGECTVHETVKKVYMIR; translated from the coding sequence ATGACCGCAACACCCCTGATGCGCAAGCCGCTCGAGGAAACCGACCTCAAGGACTGGGGCGTGATCCCTACCATGATCGAGGGCGAGAGCCATACCTCCGGCAAGGTCATCTACAAGGGCCCGAACGGAGAGTCCGAGAGCGGGCTGTGGATCTGCACGCCGGGAAAGTGGTTCTGCCATGTCACGAGCGACGAGTTCTGCCACTTCCTCGAGGGACGCTGCACCTATGTGCATGAGAGCGGCGAGGTGATCGATATCACGCCGGATACCGCAGCCTTCTTCCCGAAGGATTGGAAGGGCGAATGCACCGTCCATGAGACGGTGAAGAAGGTCTACATGATCCGCTGA
- a CDS encoding aldehyde dehydrogenase, whose product MTDMFNPAEPVFYRHPVYVPGEGERHVVIDPARLSPVGSFADTTAAEMETVLAAATAAQRDWKRLDAKTRATILHRVANRIEATDMRRCAELMSREMGKPYPEAIGEVANCAGAFRYFAEMARDEAGKVAGTTQAGSFQHARYEALGVSVHIMPFNFPILLMCWTVAASLASGNACIIKPAPATTLSTLEFMTVFEALPEGLIACLPGGVELASALIASPKTHAVAFTGSVAAGKAVAMAAAAQMKPAVIEAGGSDPMIITANAPLDVAAPGAVTAAFHMSGQVCTSAERFFVVDAVHDEFIEKFVAETKRLRIGNGLTRAEIGPLVSEAARAKVIRLVEDARAKGAKVVIGGKIPESEPTGWFYEPTILTGCTPDMAIMREECFGPVAAVMRVKDFDEAIDRANDSEFGLGASVFTTSLEEAMEAADRLEAGMVWVNNPLIDNDALPFGGWKKSGLGRELSKLGLDTFRRSKMVIIDHKPVVQGWWYPYPDDWFYEEGGRKHV is encoded by the coding sequence ATGACTGACATGTTCAACCCAGCCGAACCCGTTTTCTACAGGCACCCCGTCTATGTTCCGGGCGAGGGCGAGCGCCATGTGGTGATCGACCCGGCGAGGCTTTCGCCCGTCGGCAGCTTTGCCGATACGACGGCCGCCGAGATGGAAACCGTACTTGCTGCCGCAACCGCCGCGCAGCGCGACTGGAAGCGGCTCGACGCGAAGACGCGCGCCACCATCCTCCATCGCGTTGCAAACCGCATCGAGGCAACCGACATGCGGCGCTGCGCGGAACTGATGTCGCGCGAGATGGGCAAGCCCTATCCAGAGGCGATCGGCGAGGTGGCGAACTGTGCAGGCGCCTTCCGTTATTTCGCCGAGATGGCCCGCGACGAGGCGGGCAAGGTCGCGGGCACGACCCAGGCCGGATCGTTCCAGCATGCGCGTTACGAGGCGCTCGGCGTCAGCGTGCATATCATGCCGTTCAACTTCCCGATCCTGCTGATGTGCTGGACAGTTGCGGCGTCGCTTGCCTCGGGTAACGCCTGCATCATCAAACCCGCTCCCGCAACGACGCTTTCCACGCTCGAATTCATGACCGTGTTCGAAGCCCTCCCGGAAGGCCTGATCGCCTGCCTTCCGGGAGGTGTCGAGCTTGCAAGCGCGCTGATCGCATCGCCGAAAACGCATGCCGTCGCCTTCACGGGTTCGGTTGCCGCCGGCAAGGCCGTGGCCATGGCCGCCGCAGCCCAGATGAAGCCCGCCGTGATCGAGGCGGGCGGTTCCGACCCGATGATCATCACGGCGAATGCGCCGCTCGATGTCGCCGCGCCCGGTGCCGTCACTGCCGCCTTTCATATGTCCGGGCAGGTCTGCACGTCTGCCGAGCGGTTTTTCGTCGTCGATGCCGTGCATGACGAATTCATCGAGAAGTTCGTCGCCGAGACAAAGCGGCTGCGCATAGGGAACGGTCTCACCCGCGCCGAAATCGGCCCGCTGGTAAGCGAAGCGGCGCGGGCCAAGGTCATCCGGCTGGTGGAAGACGCCAGGGCCAAGGGGGCCAAGGTGGTCATTGGCGGCAAGATTCCCGAAAGCGAGCCGACCGGCTGGTTCTACGAACCGACCATTCTCACCGGTTGCACACCCGACATGGCGATCATGCGGGAGGAATGCTTCGGTCCCGTTGCCGCTGTCATGCGGGTCAAGGATTTCGACGAGGCGATCGACCGCGCCAATGACAGCGAATTCGGCCTCGGCGCTTCCGTCTTCACCACGTCGCTGGAGGAAGCCATGGAGGCTGCCGACCGGCTGGAGGCGGGCATGGTCTGGGTCAACAATCCGCTGATCGATAACGATGCCCTGCCTTTTGGCGGCTGGAAGAAATCCGGCCTCGGGCGGGAGCTGTCGAAGCTTGGCCTCGACACCTTCCGGCGCTCCAAGATGGTCATCATCGACCACAAGCCGGTGGTGCAGGGCTGGTGGTATCCCTATCCGGACGACTGGTTCTACGAAGAGGGCGGGCGCAAGCACGTCTGA
- a CDS encoding aldehyde dehydrogenase family protein, translating into MLQNKTLIEKLNFYIDGAWVAPAGGTRIDVINPANEEAYAVISGGTAGDIDRAVAAARKAFDGWNNTSRDERLAYLEKLVAIYERRMEEMAEAITAEMGAPIKLSRESQAVSGTFHLKAFIKAFKSYEWESLPDESRPNQRIVHEAIGVCGLITPWNWPMNQIALKVIPALAVGCTVVLKPSEIAPMSAMLFAEFMDEAGFPAGVFNLVNGEGAVVGEALSNHPDVDMMSFTGSTRAGAAVSRASASTVKRVSLELGGKSPNIVFADVDLAAAIERGVRHCFENTGQSCNAPTRMLVERSVYDAAVEIAAKAGAQVIVDDPAKEGDHIGPLSSGAQFEKVQGMIEKGIAEGAKPVLGGLGRPEGFNRGYFVRPTIFAGVNNDMAIAREEVFGPVLVMIPFDTEEDAIRIANDTEYGLAAYIQTGSPERAQRVARKLRAGMVQINGTSRAPGMPFGGYKQSGIGREGGKWGLEDFMEVKLIAG; encoded by the coding sequence ATGCTGCAGAACAAGACACTGATCGAAAAGCTCAACTTCTATATCGATGGCGCCTGGGTCGCTCCGGCTGGCGGAACGCGGATCGACGTCATCAATCCGGCGAACGAAGAAGCCTATGCCGTCATTTCCGGCGGCACTGCGGGCGATATCGACCGGGCAGTTGCAGCCGCACGCAAGGCATTCGACGGCTGGAACAACACCAGCCGCGACGAACGGCTCGCCTATCTGGAGAAGCTGGTCGCCATCTATGAGCGCCGCATGGAAGAAATGGCCGAGGCGATCACCGCCGAAATGGGTGCGCCGATCAAGCTTTCGCGCGAATCCCAGGCCGTCTCGGGCACTTTCCACCTGAAGGCTTTCATCAAGGCATTCAAGTCTTACGAATGGGAATCCCTGCCGGACGAAAGCCGCCCGAACCAGCGGATCGTGCATGAAGCCATCGGCGTCTGCGGCCTCATCACCCCGTGGAACTGGCCGATGAACCAGATCGCGCTGAAGGTCATCCCGGCGCTTGCCGTCGGCTGCACCGTAGTGCTGAAGCCGTCCGAAATCGCGCCGATGTCGGCAATGCTGTTTGCCGAATTCATGGACGAAGCGGGTTTCCCCGCCGGTGTCTTCAACCTCGTCAACGGCGAGGGTGCAGTGGTTGGCGAAGCGCTCTCCAACCATCCTGACGTGGACATGATGTCATTCACCGGCTCCACCCGCGCTGGTGCCGCCGTTTCCCGCGCCTCCGCATCCACCGTGAAGCGGGTATCGCTCGAACTCGGCGGCAAGTCGCCGAACATCGTCTTCGCCGACGTCGATCTCGCCGCAGCCATCGAGCGCGGCGTCAGGCATTGCTTCGAAAACACCGGACAGTCCTGCAACGCACCGACCCGCATGCTGGTCGAGCGTTCCGTCTATGACGCAGCGGTCGAGATTGCCGCCAAGGCTGGCGCACAGGTCATCGTCGACGATCCGGCCAAGGAAGGCGATCACATCGGCCCGCTTTCTTCCGGCGCACAGTTCGAGAAGGTACAGGGCATGATCGAGAAGGGCATTGCCGAAGGCGCAAAGCCGGTCCTCGGCGGCCTTGGCCGTCCCGAAGGCTTCAACCGCGGCTATTTCGTCCGCCCGACCATCTTCGCCGGCGTCAACAATGACATGGCGATTGCCCGCGAGGAGGTTTTCGGACCGGTGCTGGTCATGATCCCCTTCGATACAGAGGAAGATGCTATTCGCATCGCCAACGACACCGAATACGGTCTTGCCGCCTACATCCAGACCGGTTCGCCGGAACGCGCCCAGCGCGTCGCCCGCAAGCTGCGCGCCGGCATGGTGCAGATCAACGGCACATCCCGCGCGCCGGGCATGCCCTTCGGCGGCTACAAGCAGTCGGGCATCGGTCGTGAAGGCGGCAAGTGGGGTCTCGAAGACTTCATGGAAGTCAAGCTGATCGCCGGCTGA
- a CDS encoding N-methylproline demethylase, producing the protein MNADAAMSRTISEGRRLDPLLQPLTIKSLVLKNRVMSTSHAPFLEEGGMPLERYQRYHEEKAKGGLALTMFGGSSMVDNDSSWGGAGQLNMATDDIIPHLQQFSERIHAQGAAIMCQISHLGRRADATVLNWLPAMAPSRSRETQHRAFSREMDEHDIARVVKAYGEAARRCREGGLDGLETLTGGHLIGQFFSPRTNFRQDRFGGSLENRVRFGLMVHEEIRRNLPDHMLLGIRFVIDEAIEDGLNFEDCLRIAEIFEREGLVDYFNCIFGRMDTVIALAEQNMPGMSVPLGPFLERVGAFRQHTKLPVFHAARIADLATARHAVREGLVDMVAMTRAHMADPQIVNKLMRGEEDRIRPCVGASYCMHKKANCIHNPASGRETLLPQVIEPTTGEKKKVVIVGGGPAGLEAARICAERGHSVVLFEASGQLGGQLLLAARAIWRRDLLAIVGWREQELARLGVDVRFNVYAGAEEVEAESPDIVLVATGGLPDLDWLDGGEHCLNVWDVLGSSTPMTGDVLFYDGTGRHESAATALQLAENGAAISYVTMDEVLAQEVEYSTRAVYRKQFKQAGIDITFDHRLVAVTRGSNNRLRALFHHELTDEPLEIEAAAVVVDHGTAPLDEVFQSLVEGSRNAGVTDNAALMAAKRQPYDAAGSGYELYRIGDAVASRNVHAAMFEAFRLCVPF; encoded by the coding sequence ATGAATGCCGATGCCGCAATGTCCAGAACCATCTCCGAAGGCCGACGCCTCGATCCGCTGCTGCAGCCGCTGACCATCAAGTCACTGGTTCTGAAGAACCGCGTCATGAGCACCAGCCATGCGCCGTTTCTGGAAGAGGGCGGCATGCCGCTGGAGCGCTACCAGCGCTATCATGAGGAAAAGGCGAAGGGCGGACTGGCGCTGACCATGTTCGGTGGCTCATCCATGGTCGATAATGACTCGAGTTGGGGCGGCGCCGGGCAGCTCAACATGGCGACCGACGACATCATTCCCCACCTTCAGCAGTTTTCCGAGCGCATCCATGCGCAGGGGGCCGCGATCATGTGCCAGATCTCGCATCTCGGCCGCCGCGCCGATGCGACCGTGCTCAACTGGCTTCCGGCAATGGCACCCTCCCGCTCGCGCGAAACCCAGCACCGGGCATTTTCCCGCGAAATGGACGAACACGATATCGCCCGCGTGGTGAAGGCCTATGGCGAGGCAGCCAGACGTTGTCGCGAAGGTGGACTGGACGGTCTGGAAACCCTGACCGGCGGCCATCTGATCGGCCAGTTCTTCTCGCCGCGCACCAATTTCCGCCAGGACCGCTTCGGCGGGTCGCTGGAAAACCGGGTTCGCTTCGGCCTAATGGTGCATGAGGAAATCCGCCGCAACCTGCCTGATCACATGTTGCTCGGCATCCGTTTCGTCATCGATGAAGCCATCGAGGACGGGTTGAATTTCGAGGACTGCCTGAGGATCGCGGAAATCTTCGAACGGGAAGGCCTCGTCGATTACTTCAACTGCATCTTCGGACGCATGGATACTGTGATTGCGCTTGCGGAGCAGAACATGCCCGGCATGTCGGTTCCGCTCGGTCCCTTCCTCGAACGGGTCGGCGCATTCCGCCAGCACACCAAGCTGCCCGTATTCCATGCTGCCCGCATCGCCGATCTCGCGACCGCCCGTCATGCCGTCCGCGAAGGCCTTGTCGACATGGTGGCGATGACACGGGCGCATATGGCCGATCCGCAGATCGTCAACAAGCTGATGCGCGGGGAGGAAGACCGCATCCGGCCTTGCGTCGGCGCATCCTACTGCATGCACAAGAAGGCGAACTGCATCCATAACCCGGCCTCCGGCCGCGAGACGCTGCTGCCACAGGTGATCGAGCCGACCACCGGTGAGAAGAAGAAGGTCGTCATCGTCGGTGGCGGTCCGGCCGGTCTCGAGGCTGCACGGATCTGCGCAGAACGGGGCCATTCAGTCGTGCTGTTCGAGGCATCCGGCCAGCTCGGCGGACAGTTGCTGCTGGCAGCCCGCGCCATCTGGCGTCGCGATCTTCTGGCCATCGTCGGCTGGCGCGAACAGGAGCTTGCCCGTCTCGGTGTCGATGTCCGCTTCAACGTCTATGCCGGAGCCGAAGAGGTCGAGGCGGAAAGCCCCGATATCGTTCTGGTGGCAACCGGCGGACTGCCCGATCTCGACTGGCTCGATGGCGGGGAACACTGTCTGAACGTCTGGGACGTGCTGGGCAGCTCGACCCCGATGACCGGAGACGTACTCTTTTACGACGGCACCGGCCGCCACGAAAGCGCAGCCACGGCGCTGCAGCTTGCCGAAAACGGCGCGGCCATCAGTTATGTGACCATGGACGAGGTACTGGCGCAGGAGGTCGAATATTCGACACGCGCCGTCTATCGCAAGCAGTTCAAGCAGGCCGGGATAGACATCACATTCGACCACCGTCTCGTCGCCGTCACCCGTGGCAGCAACAACCGGCTGAGAGCACTCTTCCATCACGAACTGACGGATGAACCGCTGGAAATCGAGGCCGCCGCCGTTGTGGTGGATCACGGAACCGCACCGCTAGACGAAGTGTTCCAGTCGCTTGTCGAGGGGTCCCGCAATGCCGGCGTGACAGATAATGCGGCCCTGATGGCGGCAAAACGCCAGCCATACGATGCGGCCGGTTCCGGCTATGAACTCTACCGGATCGGCGATGCGGTCGCGAGCCGCAACGTGCACGCGGCCATGTTCGAGGCCTTCCGCCTCTGCGTACCGTTCTGA
- a CDS encoding aspartate aminotransferase family protein, protein MYIEKGSQWNAAELETAAHEHLISPAEEMAKLGTSGGRPMFASADGVHIWDNRGHKLLDGPGGMWCTQVGYNSKPIADAISAQALRLCYNSPWYSLSGPAAELSKRISDFAPGDLNHVFFTTGGSSAVDSALRFVQFYNNVLGRPTKKAIICRIDGYHGSTHLTAACSGRAGNRPNFDLALENVSFISAPNVFRRPKGMTEAQFLEHLIAEFEERVNTLGPDNVGAFLAEPLLASGGILIPPKGYHARILEICRKHDILYISDEVVTGFGRCGHWFASEEVFDIVPDIITFAKGVTSGYVPLGGFVISDKVLSRVSGENAKGSYYTNGYTYSGHPVSCAAALANIEVFEKDNILEHVRDIAPYFQEKLQELTALPLVGDVRGTGLLGCVECVTNPEDTEASEFDKQVALRVDRYCYEGGLIVRPIGSMCVLSPALIITKEQIDEMVRIFRDSIVKVQDELKAEGLWG, encoded by the coding sequence ATGTATATCGAAAAGGGATCGCAGTGGAACGCTGCCGAACTTGAGACTGCCGCGCACGAACACCTGATCAGCCCCGCCGAGGAAATGGCGAAGCTTGGAACATCCGGCGGACGGCCGATGTTCGCTTCCGCCGACGGCGTCCACATCTGGGACAATCGCGGCCACAAGCTGCTGGACGGTCCGGGCGGCATGTGGTGCACTCAGGTCGGCTACAATTCGAAGCCGATCGCGGACGCCATTTCCGCACAGGCATTGCGCCTCTGCTACAATTCGCCCTGGTATTCGCTCAGCGGACCGGCGGCCGAGCTTTCCAAGCGCATCTCCGATTTCGCGCCGGGCGATCTCAACCATGTGTTCTTTACAACCGGCGGCTCGTCTGCAGTCGATTCCGCCCTGCGCTTCGTGCAGTTCTACAACAACGTTCTTGGCCGTCCGACCAAGAAGGCCATCATCTGCCGCATCGACGGCTATCATGGCAGCACGCACCTGACGGCCGCCTGCTCCGGTCGCGCGGGCAACCGCCCGAATTTCGATCTGGCGCTTGAGAACGTATCCTTCATCTCCGCTCCGAACGTCTTCCGTCGTCCCAAGGGCATGACGGAGGCCCAGTTCCTCGAGCACCTCATCGCCGAATTCGAGGAGCGCGTAAACACGCTCGGCCCGGACAATGTCGGCGCATTCCTTGCCGAGCCGCTGCTTGCTTCCGGTGGCATTCTCATCCCGCCGAAGGGCTATCATGCCCGCATTCTGGAAATCTGCCGCAAGCACGACATCCTCTATATTTCCGACGAGGTCGTGACCGGCTTCGGCCGTTGCGGTCACTGGTTCGCGTCGGAGGAAGTCTTCGATATCGTCCCCGACATCATCACCTTCGCCAAGGGTGTGACGTCAGGCTACGTTCCGCTCGGCGGCTTCGTGATTTCCGACAAGGTCCTGTCGCGCGTCAGCGGCGAGAACGCCAAGGGCAGCTACTACACCAACGGTTATACCTATAGTGGTCACCCGGTAAGCTGCGCCGCGGCACTCGCCAACATCGAGGTCTTCGAGAAGGACAACATCCTCGAGCACGTTCGCGATATCGCCCCCTACTTCCAGGAAAAGCTGCAGGAACTGACGGCGCTTCCGCTGGTCGGCGACGTGCGCGGCACTGGTCTTCTCGGCTGCGTCGAATGCGTCACCAATCCCGAAGACACGGAAGCCTCGGAGTTCGACAAGCAGGTCGCGCTCCGCGTCGACCGCTACTGCTACGAAGGCGGCCTGATCGTGCGCCCGATCGGCAGCATGTGCGTTCTCTCGCCGGCGCTGATCATCACGAAGGAACAGATCGACGAAATGGTCCGCATCTTCCGTGACAGCATCGTCAAGGTACAGGACGAACTGAAAGCCGAAGGCCTCTGGGGCTGA